In Solimonas sp. K1W22B-7, the DNA window TCCTTTGCTCATGGTGGGCGGGGTCACACCCGGCGCTCATCCGGCGCTCAGGCCGCTGGCGTCCACTGCACGGACACCCGCAGTACCCCTCGCGATCTGGACGGCGGCTGCACGCTCCGCCGGCGTATCGACACGGCCGCTGAGGCGGACCGCGCCGCGGCTGGTGGCAACGGCGATCGCGTAGCCGTCCACCTCGCGGGAAAGCAGCAGCGAGGACTTGAGCCTCGCCGTAATCCAGGCATCGACCAGCGAAGCGCGCGGCGCATCCACGGTCGGCACCGTGCCCGGCGGCGGACGCAGGGCGATGCGGTCCTCCACCTTGATCACCCCCGGCGTCGCCGCCGCGATGTCGACCATGCGTGCACGGCCCTGCGCGCTGTCGGCGACGCCGCGCAGGCGCGCCTTGCCATCGACCGTATCGACGTTGACATCCAGCGCATCGCCGAAGTTCTCGCGCAGCAGCTGCAGCTTGATGCGCGCGGTCAGTACCGCGTCGCGCAGGCGCTGGCGCCAGCCGCTGGCCGGCGGCGGTTCCGGCGGTAGCCGCATGGCGCTGGCATGGCCGGCATCGATCTCGATGCGGTTGTCCACCGTCGCGGCGCCGCTGCTGTGCAGCGCCACCTCTTCCGCCAGGCGCTTTTCGTCGGCGCTGCGCACCACGCCGGTGAGCGTGAGGCGCTCGCCCTCGACGCTGACCGACAGCCCCAGCGGGCGCAGTGCGTCGGTGGTGGCATAGGCGGCATAGACCTGGGTTTCGCGGCCGATGTCTTCCAGGTTTCTTGCTTGGGCCGCTGCGGGTAGCAGCAGGGCACATAACAGCAGACAGGGCCTCGGGGCTCGCATGTCGATCTCCTCTGGCTTTCCCCCGATGGCGCAAGGCCCGTACCAGCAGCAGATCTCAATGGGTTCAGAGGCTTGCGCGATGCGGATCGTCCGGTCCCCGGGCAAACTGCCGGGCATCGCGCCGCGCCCCGTGCAAATCGCAATGTGCATGGCCGGATTGCAATTGTCCCGGACAAAATCCGGAAGGCATGCAATCTGCAATGCATTTTGCGGGATTCTGTCGAACCGAATTCATTGAATTCAATGGCTTGAGCATTTCAAAAGCCCTGGCATGAAGCCTGCGCCAAGAGAGCAGACCGGCGACAAGGAGTCGCTGGCGACATGGAGTCGCCCCGGTCCACGAATTCAGGAGTCCACGATGAGACAAGGATGTTCACCTCAAGCCTGGCTGATCCCGCTGGCACTGGCCGGCCTGGTCAGCGTCGCCGGCTGCAAGCCGCGCGAACAGGCCAACGCCGGCGAGATCGCCGAAGCGCAGGCCGAGGGGCAGCAGAATGTCGCCCAGGCCAGTGCCGAAGCGCAGCAGGATATCGCTGCGGCAAAGCAGGCGGAGACGCAGGCCACGATCGAGGCCTCCGCCAATCCCGACCCGGCCGATGCCGCGCAGCAGAACATGGAAGCGCGCGCGGAAACCGTGAAGCAGGAGGCAGAAGGCAAGTACAAGGTGGAGTCGGCGGAACTCGAAGCCGCTTTCAATACCGAGAAGCAGCGCTGCAACGCACTGGCCAGTGCCGAGCGCAGTGCCTGCATCGACAAGGCCAAGGCTGAATACGACCGCAAGGTGAGTGAGGCGAAAGCCCGGCGGGACAGTACACCGGGCGCCGGCTGAGCCGCGCGCCCAGGATGCTCGCCTGCTGAGACAACGAATACGAGGATCACCAGAACCCCCGGGAGAAGGACCTCCCGCAAAGCCGGAGAAGGATCTCCCAAAGAGCGCCGCCCCCACGAGCGCTCCTCTCTCGCCGGTGCGGCCCCCCAGCCGCACCGGTTTTTTCTTTTCTGAAGCACCGGCGTCAGCGCCGGCAGGAGGCTCGAGCCATGGCAACCCAGGAGCGCACGCGCAAGACCGCTGATGGTGTCGTCAGCGGTGAAGTGAAGGAGCCCCGCCGTGTTCCCGCGGTGGCCAGGCCAAAGGCAATGAAGCATCCCAAGGGCAGGAAGCTGGCCCCCAGCCGCATGCCGCGCCGCGAGGAAGCGACCGACCGGTCGATCGGCAAGGGCGAGGAAGAGGTGCGCCTGCGCAGCAGGAGCTGACGGC includes these proteins:
- a CDS encoding BON domain-containing protein, whose translation is MRAPRPCLLLCALLLPAAAQARNLEDIGRETQVYAAYATTDALRPLGLSVSVEGERLTLTGVVRSADEKRLAEEVALHSSGAATVDNRIEIDAGHASAMRLPPEPPPASGWRQRLRDAVLTARIKLQLLRENFGDALDVNVDTVDGKARLRGVADSAQGRARMVDIAAATPGVIKVEDRIALRPPPGTVPTVDAPRASLVDAWITARLKSSLLLSREVDGYAIAVATSRGAVRLSGRVDTPAERAAAVQIARGTAGVRAVDASGLSAG